CCATTACAGTTTCTAATGATCCGAAATCGAACTTCTCCTCCACCTGAGTAGGATACATCTCTTCTACCGAAGGATAAAAAACAGCATCGCAATCCGCTTCTTCCAACATTTTACGATCACTTTCAAAAGTACGGGGATACTTTTTTAAATCGTCGGGATTATTAAACTGTATGGGATTAACAAAAATACTTGCTACCACCAAATCGCATTGTTCTACAGCCTCAGTTAGCAAAGCGATATGACCCGCATGCAAAGCTCCCATTGTAGGGACAAATCCTATACTTTTCCCCTCAACTTTTGCTTGACTGATAAATTTATTTAATTCAGCCTTTTGCTCAAAAACATACATAAAACTACTGCTTTTTAAGAATTGTAACTAAATCTTTTTCTATGCTATATATCGGGCTTTCAATAATTCGGCCTATTTCTTCATCGCCTTTATAAACAATAAAAGTAGGAACACGTTGAATATCCATCGCACTCATATCAATAGCTCCCGCATTCTTTTTTCGGTTTACTGCCAGGTATTTAATATTAGATATTTGGGCTAAATCTGCTACTTTATAAAAATCGGGCACCTGCATTTTAGAATCGCCACACCAAGTGGCAAATACTACAAGAATATTTAGGCTTTCATCAGCTTCAAAAGCATTTTTCAAAAAATCTATCGATTCCGTATCGGCAACATAAGCATCATATTTTAATTGTTCATCCTCAAGAAAATCTTGCGATATGGTTCCTTCCCTATTAACCCAACCAAACAATATATCTCTGTTCACATCGGCATCAAAAATTACTCGATTTACTTCTTGTGCTTGCACCCCAATAAAAAGCAACATAAATAATCCACTAACAATAGTCTTCATAATCCTTATTTTTTAAGAATAAACAACAAAGGTAAACATGATTTTTATTGCTATCAGAAAAAAGATGATTCTTACAGCATATACTTCAAAAGCATTTTATCTCAACTCTGTATTAAGGAAAAGTAAAAACTTATCGTAATCCGTTGTGCCAAAATTCAAAACCTTTATTATTTTATGTTTATTAGTTTTAATAATTGTAAAATCTGATATATTCATAGTAAGCCTAGAGATTAACTCTTTTTTATCATTAATAACTTTAGCTTTTAAATTCTCTAATGAAGAATATTTACTGCTATTAGCAACAATATAAGTAAAGCTGTCTTGCTTATAATTTTTACTTTTTTCTACAAAAATAGGCAGCAAACTTTTTAAGCAGGATTGACAGGCATACTTTGATAAAATGACATAAAAATGCTCTGATTCTGGTATTGACTCATCAAAAGCGGCAAGATAATTGTCAAAATCTTTAGATATGTTTGTTTTGCCAGAGCAAGAGAACAGGATAAAAAATATAAAAATCCACTTGCTAAGGTGATGGTATTTGAAATAAACTACCTCTGATTTCTTGTTCATTTTCTTGTTTATACTTTAAAATAAATAATCCAGCATCTGTCGGCATCATTCCAATAGGAGAATAATTTCCATCTACAAACTCATATTCAGTGATTTCAGAAAAATTAAGATCCGAAACGAGTAAGCTCCAAGAGATATCAATGCTCTTAACAACCTTACCTTCAACTAAATAATCGCTCTTATGCTTATATACCCTATACACTAAATTTGTATAGGGATCATAAATTAATTGCAAATATCTAGGTTCTTCTAATGTATATTTCCTTTTATAATTGCCATTCCGTAATTCCGTAAGAGAAAAAGGTTTGAAACCCTTCTTACTTCCACTCCCAAAAAAGCGAGCCTCCTTTTGGTTTTTATTATAAATATAAATACTGTCATCACAACTAAATGAATAAGCAACACCATTATTTGGTAATTCAGTTAATTTGGAATAAAAATCGTTATAAAAGTCTCCATTTTGATAACTTAAAGGAAAGTTGCCAAATAATTCTACAGCAGAAATTCCATCTTGTATAGAAACTGCGACTCCTATTTTTCGTGAAAAATAATTATAAATAGACTCTTTATTTTTTATAAAAATGTCGCTATAAGCAATAGGCAAATAAAGTTTCTCGGAAAATAACATAGAACTATTCCAGTAAGACAAGGGGAAAGTATTTCCAGCAATTAATGTATCATAACTTAATATTTCATACTTTTTATTGGCGAGATTAATTAGTACTAATTTACGTTCGTCACTACAAAGAAGAATCGCTTCGCTCCTTGATTTGAATATCAAATCTGTTCCTTGTGAGAATTCAATTTCATTGTTTAAAAAACTTAAATCAAATTTTGTACCTATTGCATTTAAATCACCTATAAAAACAGCCTTATCTTTCCATGAGTAAGAGTAAAGGTAAGTTGAAGATGAGTCAATAATATATTTAAAATTATTCGTGAAATTCCCTATGCTAGTAATATAATTAACATCAACAGGAACAGCGACATCCTTAAAACGGATATCGCTGCTTAATTTCTGTTCTTGATTTTTACAGCCAAATAAAAAAATAACGCTCCATGCTACAAAATATACTATTCTTTTCATACTAGAAAGTAAAAATTTATTTAAATATCTTATTTCTCTGAGAGACTAAGAGGATAAGCCGCAAGAACATTCTTCCCAAAATCTCTTACCGCAATAATTATCGTACCTT
This sequence is a window from Bacteroidales bacterium. Protein-coding genes within it:
- a CDS encoding thioredoxin family protein — its product is MKTIVSGLFMLLFIGVQAQEVNRVIFDADVNRDILFGWVNREGTISQDFLEDEQLKYDAYVADTESIDFLKNAFEADESLNILVVFATWCGDSKMQVPDFYKVADLAQISNIKYLAVNRKKNAGAIDMSAMDIQRVPTFIVYKGDEEIGRIIESPIYSIEKDLVTILKKQ